The proteins below come from a single Hyperolius riggenbachi isolate aHypRig1 chromosome 8, aHypRig1.pri, whole genome shotgun sequence genomic window:
- the LOC137528068 gene encoding carbohydrate sulfotransferase 6-like isoform X3: protein MGQLGEGFNTNETQATAVTVVSQPAVIGQAVDLYVGGEQRRNPVHLLVVSSWRSGSSFVGQIFNHHSDVFYFFEPGYPIWIKLPNESSELLHYPLRDLLRSLFTCDVSSLRHYLPKGGKHIDELRFFAETRAFCMPPACSAFVPSEEYNRLSCYHRCRDTSLDTMAEICKTYSHVVMKTVRIFDLSVLLPLFRDPALDLRILHLVRDPRAIASSRKYFVLNDDNKIVLKNEGNTNITISRVMKKICKSQVDINSVAKAAQTFQGRYMAIRHEDLSNEPLKYVKEIYKFASLPLTKDLEQWLYNVTNKEEGDGNNNMTFSRESSKVIQKWRSDLDFGFVEEIQKNCKEAMDLFGYLPARSQSEQKGMNLTLFNKEWSGV, encoded by the exons ATGGGGCAGTTGGGGGAGGGGTTTAATACCAATGAAACCCAGGCCACTGCAGTCACAGTTGTGTCTCAGCCAGCAGTGATCGGACAGGCGGTGGATTTGTATGTTGGTGGAGAACAGAGAAG GAACCCTGTCCACCTCCTGGTTGTGTCTTCATGGAGATCGGGATCATCCTTCGTAGGTCAGATCTTTAACCATCACAGTGATGTGTTTTACTTCTTTGAGCCTGGATATCCCATCTGGATAAAGCTTCCAAACGAGAGTTCTGAGCTGCTCCATTATCCCTTAAGAGACCTCCTACGATCTCTcttcacctgtgatgtatcatctCTTCGGCACTACCTTCCCAAGGGTGGAAAACATATAGATGAATTACGTTTCTTTGCTGAAACTCGTGCTTTCTGCATGCCTCCAGCTTGTTCAGCATTTGTCCCCTCTGAAGAATACAATCGTCTCAGTTGCTACCACCGATGTAGAGACACCTCTCTGGATACGATGGCAGAGATATGCAAAACATACAGTCACGTGGTAATGAAAACAGTTCGTATTTTTGACCTTTCCGTTCTACTGCCCCTTTTTCGAGATCCTGCTCTTGATCTCCGGATTTTGCACCTTGTGAGAGACCCTAGAGCCATTGCCTCATCTAGGAAATACTTTGTTCTCAATGACGATAATAAAATTGTACTTAAGAATGAAGGAAACACAAATATCACAATAAGCAGGGTCATGAAAAAGATTTGCAAATCTCAGGTTGACATCAACAGTGTGGCCAAAGCAGCTCAAACCTTTCAGGGACGGTATATGGCCATCCGCCACGAGGACCTTTCCAACGAACCTCTTAAATATGTTAAAGAAATTTACAAATTTGCCAGTCTTCCCCTAACCAAAGACTTGGAACAGTGGCTTTACAATGTCACCAACAAGGAGGAGGGAGATGGAAATAACAACATGACCTTCTCACGGGAGTCCTCAAAGGTAATTCAGAAATGGAGAAGTGATCTGGACTTTGGTTTTGTGGAAGAAATTCAGAAGAACTGCAAAGAGGCAATGGATCTGTTTGGCTATTTGCCAGCAAGATCTCAGTCTGAACAGAAAGGTATGAATCTGACTTTGTTCAACAAGGAGTGGTCAGGGGTATAA
- the LOC137528068 gene encoding carbohydrate sulfotransferase 6-like isoform X1: MGQLGEGFNTNETQATAVTVVSQPAVIGQAVDLYVGGEQRRFHFSFSSQSLFFFRGLSVFSSSYLSAMCTFQMMSPRIRLLSLLFIAFMFFCLPQFLFNKPFSISYLPSFSLKRNPVHLLVVSSWRSGSSFVGQIFNHHSDVFYFFEPGYPIWIKLPNESSELLHYPLRDLLRSLFTCDVSSLRHYLPKGGKHIDELRFFAETRAFCMPPACSAFVPSEEYNRLSCYHRCRDTSLDTMAEICKTYSHVVMKTVRIFDLSVLLPLFRDPALDLRILHLVRDPRAIASSRKYFVLNDDNKIVLKNEGNTNITISRVMKKICKSQVDINSVAKAAQTFQGRYMAIRHEDLSNEPLKYVKEIYKFASLPLTKDLEQWLYNVTNKEEGDGNNNMTFSRESSKVIQKWRSDLDFGFVEEIQKNCKEAMDLFGYLPARSQSEQKGMNLTLFNKEWSGV, from the exons ATGGGGCAGTTGGGGGAGGGGTTTAATACCAATGAAACCCAGGCCACTGCAGTCACAGTTGTGTCTCAGCCAGCAGTGATCGGACAGGCGGTGGATTTGTATGTTGGTGGAGAACAGAGAAG atttcatttttcattttcttcccAGTCTCTTTTCTTTTTTCGAGGTCTGTCTGTTTTTTCTTCCAGTTATTTGTCAGCTATGTGTACCTTCCAGATGATGTCCCCACGTATCAGATTGCTCTCCTTGCTCTTCATAGCCTTCATGTTCTTCTGTTTGCCTCAATTCCTTTTTAACAAACCTTTCTCAATTTCCTACTTACCTTCTTTTTCTCTGAAAAGGAACCCTGTCCACCTCCTGGTTGTGTCTTCATGGAGATCGGGATCATCCTTCGTAGGTCAGATCTTTAACCATCACAGTGATGTGTTTTACTTCTTTGAGCCTGGATATCCCATCTGGATAAAGCTTCCAAACGAGAGTTCTGAGCTGCTCCATTATCCCTTAAGAGACCTCCTACGATCTCTcttcacctgtgatgtatcatctCTTCGGCACTACCTTCCCAAGGGTGGAAAACATATAGATGAATTACGTTTCTTTGCTGAAACTCGTGCTTTCTGCATGCCTCCAGCTTGTTCAGCATTTGTCCCCTCTGAAGAATACAATCGTCTCAGTTGCTACCACCGATGTAGAGACACCTCTCTGGATACGATGGCAGAGATATGCAAAACATACAGTCACGTGGTAATGAAAACAGTTCGTATTTTTGACCTTTCCGTTCTACTGCCCCTTTTTCGAGATCCTGCTCTTGATCTCCGGATTTTGCACCTTGTGAGAGACCCTAGAGCCATTGCCTCATCTAGGAAATACTTTGTTCTCAATGACGATAATAAAATTGTACTTAAGAATGAAGGAAACACAAATATCACAATAAGCAGGGTCATGAAAAAGATTTGCAAATCTCAGGTTGACATCAACAGTGTGGCCAAAGCAGCTCAAACCTTTCAGGGACGGTATATGGCCATCCGCCACGAGGACCTTTCCAACGAACCTCTTAAATATGTTAAAGAAATTTACAAATTTGCCAGTCTTCCCCTAACCAAAGACTTGGAACAGTGGCTTTACAATGTCACCAACAAGGAGGAGGGAGATGGAAATAACAACATGACCTTCTCACGGGAGTCCTCAAAGGTAATTCAGAAATGGAGAAGTGATCTGGACTTTGGTTTTGTGGAAGAAATTCAGAAGAACTGCAAAGAGGCAATGGATCTGTTTGGCTATTTGCCAGCAAGATCTCAGTCTGAACAGAAAGGTATGAATCTGACTTTGTTCAACAAGGAGTGGTCAGGGGTATAA
- the LOC137528068 gene encoding carbohydrate sulfotransferase 6-like isoform X2: MGQLGEGFNTNETQATAVTVVSQPAVIGQAVDLYVGGEQRRFHFSFSSQSLFFFRGLSVFSSSYLSAMCTFQMMSPRIRLLSLLFIAFMFFCLPQFLFNKPFSISYLPSFSLKRNPVHLLVVSSWRSGSSFVGQIFNHHSDVFYFFEPGYPIWIKLPNESSELLHYPLRDLLRSLFTCDVSSLRHYLPKGGKHIDELRFFAETRAFCMPPACSAFVPSEEYNRLSCYHRCRDTSLDTMAEICKTYSHVVMKTVRIFDLSVLLPLFRDPALDLRILHLVRDPRAIASSRKYFVLNDDNKIVLKNEGNTNITISRVMKKICKSQVDINSVAKAAQTFQGRYMAIRHEDLSNEPLKYVKEIYKFASLPLTKDLEQWLYNVTNKEEGDGNNNMTFSRESSKVIQKWRSDLDFGFVEEIQKNCKEAMDLFGYLPARSQSEQKGCC; encoded by the exons ATGGGGCAGTTGGGGGAGGGGTTTAATACCAATGAAACCCAGGCCACTGCAGTCACAGTTGTGTCTCAGCCAGCAGTGATCGGACAGGCGGTGGATTTGTATGTTGGTGGAGAACAGAGAAG atttcatttttcattttcttcccAGTCTCTTTTCTTTTTTCGAGGTCTGTCTGTTTTTTCTTCCAGTTATTTGTCAGCTATGTGTACCTTCCAGATGATGTCCCCACGTATCAGATTGCTCTCCTTGCTCTTCATAGCCTTCATGTTCTTCTGTTTGCCTCAATTCCTTTTTAACAAACCTTTCTCAATTTCCTACTTACCTTCTTTTTCTCTGAAAAGGAACCCTGTCCACCTCCTGGTTGTGTCTTCATGGAGATCGGGATCATCCTTCGTAGGTCAGATCTTTAACCATCACAGTGATGTGTTTTACTTCTTTGAGCCTGGATATCCCATCTGGATAAAGCTTCCAAACGAGAGTTCTGAGCTGCTCCATTATCCCTTAAGAGACCTCCTACGATCTCTcttcacctgtgatgtatcatctCTTCGGCACTACCTTCCCAAGGGTGGAAAACATATAGATGAATTACGTTTCTTTGCTGAAACTCGTGCTTTCTGCATGCCTCCAGCTTGTTCAGCATTTGTCCCCTCTGAAGAATACAATCGTCTCAGTTGCTACCACCGATGTAGAGACACCTCTCTGGATACGATGGCAGAGATATGCAAAACATACAGTCACGTGGTAATGAAAACAGTTCGTATTTTTGACCTTTCCGTTCTACTGCCCCTTTTTCGAGATCCTGCTCTTGATCTCCGGATTTTGCACCTTGTGAGAGACCCTAGAGCCATTGCCTCATCTAGGAAATACTTTGTTCTCAATGACGATAATAAAATTGTACTTAAGAATGAAGGAAACACAAATATCACAATAAGCAGGGTCATGAAAAAGATTTGCAAATCTCAGGTTGACATCAACAGTGTGGCCAAAGCAGCTCAAACCTTTCAGGGACGGTATATGGCCATCCGCCACGAGGACCTTTCCAACGAACCTCTTAAATATGTTAAAGAAATTTACAAATTTGCCAGTCTTCCCCTAACCAAAGACTTGGAACAGTGGCTTTACAATGTCACCAACAAGGAGGAGGGAGATGGAAATAACAACATGACCTTCTCACGGGAGTCCTCAAAGGTAATTCAGAAATGGAGAAGTGATCTGGACTTTGGTTTTGTGGAAGAAATTCAGAAGAACTGCAAAGAGGCAATGGATCTGTTTGGCTATTTGCCAGCAAGATCTCAGTCTGAACAGAAAG